A part of Pradoshia eiseniae genomic DNA contains:
- a CDS encoding HAD hydrolase family protein, protein MVYKLLMINMDGALLSSKGKLNPVTKESLEYVANKGVEVALITSNNYDHAFRTGKALKCNPHIIAHQGGFILEDLQRPIYVKRIPEETTIDIVRFLENISSHIRLIHEDVTIGNREDLPSSLFARIKWTPGDSGIYAQQFVDSLYDYLLKTPLSPLQIDVYIQHEKERKDTRAGLMAMFENVEIQESFPGKLTLIPKSVAKTTAARYLAKSRGIALDEMVIIGCDPDEEELVRHAGLGVAVSNAADEVKRRAKWLTRTNDELGVAYLIKEVFRRQHPIGFLKKMNIKVDR, encoded by the coding sequence ATGGTATACAAACTGTTAATGATAAATATGGATGGTGCGCTTTTATCTTCAAAAGGGAAACTGAACCCAGTCACGAAAGAGTCACTCGAATATGTAGCCAATAAAGGTGTCGAAGTGGCACTTATTACATCGAATAATTATGACCATGCCTTTAGAACGGGAAAGGCGCTAAAATGCAACCCTCATATCATAGCGCATCAAGGCGGCTTTATCTTGGAGGATTTGCAGAGACCGATATATGTAAAACGGATTCCAGAAGAGACAACAATTGATATCGTCCGCTTTCTGGAGAATATCTCAAGCCATATCCGTCTCATTCATGAGGATGTCACGATTGGAAACAGGGAGGACCTGCCAAGTTCTTTGTTTGCGAGAATCAAATGGACTCCTGGCGATTCAGGCATCTATGCTCAGCAGTTTGTTGATTCTCTATATGATTACTTATTGAAAACACCTCTATCTCCATTACAGATTGATGTATATATTCAACATGAGAAAGAACGGAAGGATACACGAGCGGGATTGATGGCGATGTTTGAAAATGTTGAAATTCAGGAGAGTTTTCCCGGGAAATTAACACTTATCCCGAAATCTGTCGCCAAGACGACTGCGGCCAGATACTTAGCCAAAAGCAGGGGCATCGCCCTTGATGAGATGGTCATCATTGGGTGTGATCCGGATGAGGAGGAGCTTGTCCGTCATGCCGGTCTAGGTGTAGCAGTTTCCAATGCGGCTGATGAGGTAAAGCGGCGAGCAAAATGGCTAACTCGCACCAATGATGAGTTAGGTGTAGCCTATTTGATCAAAGAGGTATTCAGAAGACAGCATCCAATCGGATTCTTAAAGAAAATGAATATAAAGGTCGATAGATAA
- a CDS encoding YlbF family regulator, protein MSVNLYDLAYTVENGIRQSAEYAELKKQYEAVMADESARTMFHNFRDIQLKLQEKQMTGQEITEEEVQQAQKTVALVQQHEMISNLMEAEQRMSVVLGDLNRIITKPLEDLYGTQG, encoded by the coding sequence ATGTCAGTAAATTTATATGATCTTGCATACACAGTTGAGAATGGAATTCGCCAAAGTGCAGAATATGCCGAGTTAAAGAAACAGTATGAAGCAGTCATGGCAGATGAAAGTGCCAGAACGATGTTCCATAATTTCCGTGATATCCAGCTTAAGCTTCAAGAAAAGCAAATGACTGGCCAAGAAATTACGGAAGAGGAAGTGCAGCAAGCGCAGAAAACCGTTGCTCTTGTCCAACAACATGAGATGATTTCGAACCTAATGGAGGCTGAGCAGCGCATGAGCGTCGTGCTTGGCGATTTGAATCGTATCATCACCAAACCGCTAGAGGATCTTTACGGAACTCAAGGTTAA
- a CDS encoding DUF445 domain-containing protein, producing MNYFVTIATVVIVGAVIGGITNALAIKMLFHPYEPKYLFGRRLPFTPGLIPKRRDELAVQMGRLVVQHLITPESIKQKLLTSSVKVEAKRMAELMLDRTIFSEMTIEDAFRKMGIDDMPDRLVHRIADKSSNWVEGWYQSNQEKPIISFLPESLGEKVEEKLPDVSQYILDKGIAFFVSTEGKARLQKMADDFMMERGKLGGFMQMLLGNVNLGEKLQPEIIKFLANPGTKDTLTQILVNEWNKLKNMTVSEAEQYYSLAEQKNLIHKGIFYAYEQLDLSAMPLSKLTGEWSEIIKGRVLPELIETVSERIINQVPVIMEKFRLEEIVRDQVASFPVTRLEEMVLSITKSELKMITYLGALLGGLIGLFQGIFMIIMN from the coding sequence ATGAACTACTTTGTGACAATCGCGACAGTGGTCATCGTTGGGGCAGTCATAGGCGGAATTACCAATGCTCTTGCTATAAAGATGCTGTTTCATCCATATGAGCCTAAATATCTTTTTGGGAGACGCTTGCCCTTTACCCCGGGTTTAATACCGAAAAGGCGTGATGAGCTTGCTGTCCAAATGGGAAGACTGGTTGTCCAGCATTTAATCACACCTGAAAGCATCAAACAGAAATTACTCACATCTTCCGTCAAAGTAGAGGCGAAAAGAATGGCTGAGTTGATGCTGGATCGGACCATTTTTTCGGAAATGACGATAGAGGATGCCTTTCGAAAAATGGGAATAGATGATATGCCTGACAGGCTTGTCCACCGAATCGCTGATAAATCGTCTAATTGGGTGGAAGGCTGGTATCAATCCAACCAAGAGAAACCGATTATCTCTTTCCTGCCTGAAAGTTTAGGAGAAAAGGTAGAAGAAAAGTTGCCGGATGTTTCCCAATATATTTTGGATAAAGGGATTGCCTTCTTTGTAAGTACAGAAGGAAAAGCGAGACTTCAGAAAATGGCTGATGACTTTATGATGGAAAGAGGCAAGCTCGGCGGTTTTATGCAAATGCTTCTAGGTAATGTCAATCTTGGGGAGAAGCTTCAGCCTGAAATCATTAAATTTCTTGCCAATCCAGGAACAAAGGATACACTTACACAGATACTCGTCAACGAATGGAATAAACTAAAGAACATGACCGTGTCGGAGGCAGAACAGTATTATTCCCTTGCTGAACAAAAGAATCTTATTCATAAGGGAATTTTCTATGCTTATGAGCAGCTCGACTTATCCGCTATGCCATTGTCCAAATTGACAGGTGAGTGGAGCGAGATAATCAAGGGGCGCGTATTGCCCGAATTGATTGAAACGGTATCAGAACGAATTATTAATCAGGTGCCGGTCATTATGGAAAAGTTCAGGCTTGAAGAGATTGTTCGTGATCAGGTTGCCTCCTTCCCGGTAACTCGCTTAGAGGAGATGGTCTTATCCATTACGAAAAGCGAGCTAAAGATGATCACCTATCTTGGTGCCTTGCTTGGTGGGCTCATTGGCTTATTTCAAGGAATCTTTATGATAATCATGAATTAA
- a CDS encoding YheE family protein, whose amino-acid sequence MISHFTFQSLYQTEKIPGWSFSFYYEGKRYTGVYHKDGSIEWTNNLPSESSLKELESRLHELMLYHVYDNQ is encoded by the coding sequence ATGATTAGTCATTTTACTTTCCAATCACTCTATCAAACAGAGAAAATACCAGGCTGGTCTTTCTCTTTCTATTATGAAGGAAAACGCTATACTGGTGTCTACCATAAGGATGGCTCCATTGAATGGACAAACAACTTGCCGTCCGAAAGCTCCCTTAAAGAGCTGGAATCAAGACTTCATGAATTGATGCTTTACCATGTATATGACAATCAATAG
- a CDS encoding PucR family transcriptional regulator, translating to MNNDLQELFPDLIQVSYPLKDSSYHWYLNKQHGYIGIPKESINADQKAVLEFFLEPFTLNTDQLNMTAVQNIWHDLVYRGNLNRLEEAGSGSYRFIHFYLASNDTSRVDFSAAIHTLFPDAVLCWKDRSSGVVIEQSTVSMMTNKDFGAIIDTLESDLYAHLRLFIGKYYPVDERIVQNFQAEETCFNVLSIANPKLRVTSFSQAFIDLILTGQNQQLCQSMARNMLGSIVNEMDLVETIKVYIESNANATVAAKKLYLHRNSLNYRLDKFLEITGLDMRQFEDSLSAYLAIRLLEGLEEK from the coding sequence ATGAACAATGATTTACAAGAGCTATTTCCAGATTTAATTCAGGTTTCCTACCCTTTGAAGGACTCCTCCTACCATTGGTATTTGAACAAACAGCACGGATATATCGGCATCCCGAAAGAATCCATAAATGCTGACCAAAAAGCGGTCCTTGAATTCTTCTTAGAACCGTTTACCTTGAATACTGACCAATTAAACATGACAGCTGTACAAAACATCTGGCATGATCTCGTATATAGGGGAAACCTAAATAGATTAGAGGAAGCAGGTTCAGGTTCCTACCGATTTATCCACTTTTATTTAGCTAGCAATGATACCAGCCGAGTTGATTTCAGTGCGGCTATCCATACACTTTTTCCTGATGCTGTTCTTTGCTGGAAAGATCGCTCCAGCGGCGTGGTCATAGAACAGTCGACAGTAAGCATGATGACTAACAAAGATTTTGGTGCGATTATCGATACTCTTGAAAGCGATTTATATGCCCATCTGCGCCTTTTTATCGGGAAGTACTATCCTGTTGATGAAAGAATCGTTCAGAATTTCCAGGCAGAAGAAACCTGCTTCAATGTCCTGTCAATTGCGAATCCCAAATTGCGGGTAACAAGCTTTTCCCAAGCCTTTATTGATTTGATTCTCACCGGACAAAACCAGCAGCTTTGTCAGTCAATGGCACGAAATATGCTCGGCTCCATCGTTAATGAAATGGATTTGGTTGAGACAATCAAGGTTTATATTGAGTCAAATGCAAATGCCACAGTAGCAGCAAAAAAACTATACCTGCACCGCAACAGCCTAAATTACCGTCTGGACAAATTCCTCGAGATTACCGGACTGGATATGAGACAATTTGAAGATAGCTTAAGCGCCTATCTAGCCATCCGCCTCCTGGAAGGATTGGAAGAGAAGTAA
- a CDS encoding ABC transporter ATP-binding protein: MAELRLEHIYKVYDNKVTAVTDFDLHIQDKEFIVFVGPSGCGKSTTLRMIAGLEEISKGDFYIDDKRVNDVPPKDRDIAMVFQNYALYPHMSVYDNMAFGLKLRKFDKAEIDRRVKDAARILGLEEYLNRKPKALSGGQRQRVALGRAIVRDAKVFLMDEPLSNLDAKLRVQMRAEISKLHQRLNTTTIYVTHDQTEAMTMATRLVVMKDGFIQQVGAPKDVYENPENVFVGGFIGSPAMNFLNGTIKEDGYFVTGDTRIAVPEGKLSYLRAQGYINKDIILGIRPEDIHDEPVFINASPETSVKCQIEVAELMGAETMLYTSIEGQSIVARIDSRSDIKPMDTLQLGLDLNKAHFFDKETEARIRP, encoded by the coding sequence ATGGCAGAATTAAGACTCGAGCATATTTACAAGGTTTACGATAATAAAGTAACAGCTGTAACGGATTTTGATTTGCACATACAGGATAAGGAATTCATCGTATTTGTTGGGCCTTCCGGCTGCGGTAAATCCACAACTCTTCGTATGATTGCCGGACTGGAGGAAATCTCCAAAGGCGATTTTTATATCGATGATAAACGCGTGAACGATGTTCCGCCTAAAGATCGTGACATCGCTATGGTGTTCCAAAACTACGCTCTATATCCGCATATGTCCGTTTATGATAATATGGCATTCGGATTAAAGCTTCGTAAATTTGATAAAGCTGAAATTGACCGTCGCGTGAAAGACGCAGCCCGCATTCTTGGATTGGAAGAATATTTGAACAGAAAGCCAAAGGCTTTATCAGGCGGTCAGCGCCAGCGTGTGGCTCTTGGCCGTGCCATTGTCCGTGATGCGAAGGTTTTCCTCATGGATGAACCTTTGTCTAACCTTGATGCCAAACTACGCGTTCAAATGCGTGCTGAAATTTCAAAGCTTCACCAACGCCTGAATACAACGACTATCTATGTAACGCATGACCAAACAGAAGCCATGACAATGGCCACCCGCCTTGTTGTCATGAAAGACGGCTTCATCCAGCAGGTCGGTGCGCCAAAAGATGTATATGAAAACCCTGAAAATGTCTTCGTCGGAGGATTCATCGGATCTCCTGCGATGAACTTCCTGAACGGAACCATTAAAGAAGACGGATATTTCGTAACAGGCGATACACGTATCGCCGTTCCTGAAGGAAAGCTAAGCTACCTTCGTGCCCAAGGCTATATCAATAAAGACATCATTTTAGGCATCCGTCCTGAAGATATCCATGATGAGCCCGTCTTTATCAATGCCTCTCCTGAAACGAGCGTTAAATGCCAAATTGAAGTGGCTGAATTAATGGGAGCAGAAACAATGCTCTATACTTCTATAGAAGGGCAATCCATTGTAGCTCGGATTGATTCACGTTCTGATATCAAACCGATGGACACACTACAATTAGGGTTGGATTTAAATAAAGCCCATTTCTTCGATAAAGAAACAGAAGCAAGGATTCGTCCTTAA
- a CDS encoding alpha/beta-type small acid-soluble spore protein produces MAQNSSGNSSNQLLTPGAAQAIDQMKYEISSEFGVNLGAETTSRANGSVGGEITKRLVRMGEQQISGQK; encoded by the coding sequence ATGGCACAAAATAGTTCAGGCAATTCCTCTAATCAATTGCTTACACCAGGAGCAGCTCAAGCAATTGACCAAATGAAATATGAAATCTCCAGTGAATTCGGAGTGAACCTAGGAGCAGAGACAACTTCTCGTGCAAATGGTTCAGTCGGCGGAGAAATCACAAAACGCCTTGTCCGCATGGGTGAACAGCAAATTAGCGGTCAAAAATAA
- the fumC gene encoding class II fumarate hydratase has translation MEYRIEKDTMGEVKVPAESLWGAQTERSRNNFKIGEEIMPLEIVRSFAQLKKAAAHTNYELGNLTDNKKNAISKVCDEIIAGQLDEHFPLKVWQTGSGTQSNMNVNEVVAFKGNQWLREQGIEEVLHPNDDVNMSQSSNDTYPTALHVATYSIIQERVLPEVAEFKKVLLEKEEEFKDIVKIGRTHLQDATPLTLGQEISGWRYMIERSEQMIEESANKLLSLAIGGTAVGTGINAHIEFGERTAAHLAEQTGYDFTSSPNKFHALTSHDEIVYVHGAIKALAMDAMKIANDIRWLASGPRSGIGELTIPANEPGSSIMPGKVNPTQSEALTMVAVQVFGNDAAIGFAASQGNFELNVFKPVIAYNFLQSARLMADALESFRVNCLVGLEANVESIAKNVESSLMLVTALNPHIGYEKAAAIAKLAFNDNSTLKEAAIKLGHLTEEEFDQWVNPSDMVKQKG, from the coding sequence GTGGAATATCGGATTGAGAAAGACACCATGGGGGAAGTGAAAGTTCCTGCTGAAAGTTTATGGGGTGCACAAACGGAGAGAAGCCGCAATAATTTCAAAATTGGTGAAGAAATTATGCCGCTTGAGATTGTTCGCTCCTTTGCGCAATTAAAAAAGGCAGCTGCCCACACGAATTATGAATTGGGCAATCTAACAGACAATAAGAAGAACGCAATCTCAAAAGTATGTGACGAAATTATAGCTGGTCAATTAGACGAGCATTTTCCTTTGAAGGTTTGGCAAACTGGAAGCGGAACGCAAAGCAATATGAATGTAAATGAAGTCGTGGCATTCAAAGGCAATCAATGGCTTCGTGAACAAGGGATTGAAGAGGTCCTTCATCCAAATGATGATGTGAATATGTCTCAAAGCTCGAATGATACATATCCAACAGCCCTGCATGTGGCGACTTATTCCATCATCCAAGAGAGGGTCCTTCCTGAGGTTGCTGAATTCAAGAAAGTGCTTCTTGAGAAGGAAGAAGAATTTAAGGATATCGTAAAGATTGGGAGAACCCATCTTCAAGATGCGACACCATTGACACTAGGCCAAGAAATCAGTGGCTGGAGATATATGATTGAACGTTCGGAGCAAATGATTGAGGAAAGTGCCAATAAATTGCTTTCCTTAGCTATTGGCGGTACGGCAGTCGGTACCGGCATTAATGCCCATATTGAATTTGGAGAGAGGACGGCGGCCCATCTAGCAGAACAAACTGGCTACGATTTCACGTCATCTCCGAATAAATTCCATGCTTTAACAAGTCATGATGAAATCGTCTATGTTCATGGTGCCATCAAAGCCCTTGCGATGGATGCGATGAAGATTGCCAATGACATACGCTGGTTGGCGAGCGGCCCACGAAGCGGTATCGGTGAACTAACCATTCCAGCGAATGAACCAGGAAGCTCTATCATGCCTGGTAAAGTGAATCCGACACAAAGTGAAGCTTTAACCATGGTGGCTGTTCAAGTGTTTGGCAATGATGCAGCGATTGGATTTGCTGCAAGCCAAGGAAATTTCGAATTGAACGTATTTAAGCCTGTCATTGCCTATAATTTCTTGCAATCGGCAAGATTAATGGCTGATGCACTTGAATCTTTCCGTGTGAATTGTCTAGTTGGCCTAGAGGCTAATGTGGAGAGCATCGCCAAGAATGTAGAATCCTCACTGATGCTCGTTACGGCGTTAAACCCGCATATCGGCTATGAAAAAGCAGCCGCAATTGCGAAGCTTGCCTTTAATGACAATAGCACATTGAAGGAAGCGGCTATAAAGCTAGGACATTTAACAGAAGAAGAGTTCGACCAATGGGTCAACCCAAGTGATATGGTCAAGCAGAAAGGGTAA
- a CDS encoding HPr family phosphocarrier protein — protein MKKIESVSSILPINDTITLKQLMCISDYAKSYSGSIKIVRGRQEINMTNIPALTAFFLTIRKGSNVSIHVNGPNVQSAINQIREVCISGNTDYVTFSNSKESLI, from the coding sequence ATGAAAAAGATAGAAAGCGTTTCTTCGATACTTCCCATTAATGATACAATTACATTAAAACAATTGATGTGCATTTCTGATTATGCAAAATCATATAGCGGCTCCATTAAGATTGTCCGCGGACGACAAGAAATTAATATGACCAATATTCCCGCTCTGACTGCATTCTTCCTTACAATCCGAAAAGGCTCAAATGTAAGCATTCATGTCAATGGGCCAAATGTTCAATCTGCCATTAACCAAATCAGGGAAGTATGTATTTCAGGCAATACGGATTATGTTACATTTTCTAATTCTAAGGAATCCCTTATTTAA
- a CDS encoding nuclear transport factor 2 family protein, whose translation MEKNLIEHIRSLEERHLKPAIRSSKEEMDKILADEFTEIGSSGRMFDKEDCMNRDLSQDDLSMHQFTMQEVAADIVLTTYYLINKTLGRHTLRSSLWKRIDGRWQLYFHQGTVTKQEIINGK comes from the coding sequence GTGGAGAAAAATCTCATAGAGCATATAAGATCTTTAGAGGAACGTCATTTGAAACCGGCAATAAGGAGCTCAAAGGAAGAAATGGATAAGATCCTTGCTGATGAGTTTACTGAAATCGGAAGCTCAGGAAGAATGTTTGATAAAGAAGACTGTATGAATCGTGATCTTTCACAAGATGATTTGTCCATGCATCAGTTTACTATGCAAGAAGTGGCGGCGGATATCGTTTTAACTACCTATTATCTAATAAACAAGACACTTGGGCGCCATACACTTAGAAGCTCTCTATGGAAACGAATTGATGGACGCTGGCAGCTGTACTTTCATCAAGGTACTGTAACCAAGCAAGAAATAATCAACGGAAAATAA